The Candidatus Deferrimicrobiaceae bacterium genome includes the window GGACCGCGCGAGGGCGCGGTCGGAAAAGACCAGGGCCTCCAGGAGGGAGTTGGAGGCGAGCCGGTTGGCCCCGTGAAGCCCGGTACAGGCGCATTCGCCGATGGCGAACAGCCGCCGGATGTCGGTCTCCCCGTTCCGGTCGGTCCGCACCCCCCCGCACTGGTAGTGCGCCGCGGGGACGATGGGGATCGGTTCCTTCGTCATGTCGATCCCGAAGGAAAGGCACGTCTTGTAGATGTTCGGGAACCGCTTCCGGATGAACGCGGCCCCCTTGTGCGTGATGTCGAGATAGGCGCAGTCCTCCCCCGTGCGCTTGAGCTCCGCGTCGATGGCGCGGGCGACGATGTCGCGGGGGGCGAGCTCCATCATCGGGTGCGCCCTTTTCATGAACCGTTTTCCCGCGCGGTTGAGCAGCCTTGCCCCCTCGCCGCGGACCGCCTCGGAGATGAGGAACGACTTGGCGTGCGGATGGTAGAGGCAGGTGGGGTGGAACTGGACGAACTCCATGTTGGCGATCGTCGCCCCGGCCCGGTAGGCCATGGCGATTCCGTCCCCCGTGGCGATGTCGGGGTTGCTCGTGTACAGGTAGACTTTCCCGGAACCTCCCGTGGAGAGGATGACGGCGTCCGCCAGGAAGGTATGGATCGCCCCCTTCTTCATGTCGAAGACGTACGCCCCGATCGCATCGTCCTCCTTCCGCCGGTCGAACGACTCCACCTTCTGGCGGGTGATGAGGTTGATGGCGGCGTAATCCTCGTAGATCCGGATCCGGCGGTTGGCGCGGGCGCGGGCGAGGAGGGCGCGCTCGACCTCGCGGCCGGTCAGGTCCTTCGCGTGGAAGATCCGGCGCTTCGAGTGCCCTCCCTCTCGGCCGAGGTCGTACTCCTGCCCCCCGTCCCGGCGGGTGAACCGGACCCCCCATTCGATCAGTTCCCGGATCTTCGAGGGGGCGTCGCGCACGACCAGGTCCACGATGTCGGGCCGGCAGAGGCCGACCCCCGCCCGGTGGGTGTCCTCGATGTGGGATTCGAACGAGTCCTCGCCGCTCCAGACGGTGGCGATCCCCCCCTGGGCGTAGTTCGTGCTGGACTCGGAGGCCGCCCGTTTCGTGATAATCGTTACCGATCCCTTCCTGGCCGCGCGGAGAGCGAAACTCAGGCCCGCGATGCCGCTCCCGATGACCAGGAAATGGGAATGCCGTTCCATCCGTTTCCTCCTGCGCGGTCCCCATGCCGATTGACAAGGGAAGCCGCGATCTACTAGAATGCGGAATAGTGATGTATTTACGCATATTTTTAATCATATCGGTGCTCTTTTGTCCAACGGTTATTCGGGCGGACATCTACCGGCACGTGGACCAGGACGGCGTCGTCCACTTCACCAATACCCCGGGAACGACCACGGCGGCTCTCTATCTCCGGGAGGCTCCCCCACCCCGTCCCGCAAGGGCATCTTCGGGGAAGGTGGAGGCCTGGATGATGGATTACGCCGAACGCTACTCCCGGGCGCACAACCTCTCTCCCGCGCTCATCAAGGCGATCATCAAGGCGGAGTCCAACGGCGAGCGTTTCGCCGTGTCGCCCAAGGGGGCGCAGGGAATGATGCAGTTGATGCCGTTTACCGCGAAACGGCTGAACGTCTCCGACCCCTTCGACCCGATCGAGAACATCGAGGGGGGGGTCAAGTACATCAAGGAACTTCTCGGAACCTTCGGGGGGAATCTCGTCCACGCTGTGGCCGCGTACAACGCCGGCCCCGCGGCGGTGAAGAAGTACGGCGGCATTCCTCCCTACGCGGAGACCCGTCTCTACGTCCAGAGGGTGATGATCTATTACCGGCAATACCGTTCCGGCGAATGAACGGGAACAGCCGCCTCAACCCGGCCAACCTCCTCACCCTTTTCCGCATCCTTACCGTGCCGGTCGTCGTTCTGCTGCTCTACGCGCCGGACGGGCGCGATATCCCCTTCTCCCGGTCGGTGGCTGCGGTGATCCTGTTCACCGTGTCGTCCTTCACCGACCTGTTCGACGGGTACATCGCGCGGCGCTACGCGATGGTCACTTCCCTGGGGAAGCTTCTCGACCCGCTGGCGGACAAGCTTCTCGTCTGCGCGGCGATGGTGATGCTGATCCCCTCGGGGAGGGTGCCGGCCTGGATGGTGGCGATCATCGTCGGTCGCGAGATCGGCGTCACGGCGCTCCGGGGCGCCGCCTCCACGGAGGGGTTCGTCATCGCGGCCTCTTCCCTGGGGAAGGCCAAGACGATCCTCCTGTCCATCGGGGTCGGGGCGCTCATCCTCAACTACCCGGTGTTCGGGATCGACATCCATCTCCTGGGGATGGTGTTTCTGGTGGCGGGGCTCGTGCTCACCGCGTGGTCGGGGCTGGACTATTTCCTCCGCTTCGTCGGAGAAATATTCAAAAAGTGATCGGCCCCGCGGTCAGGGGGGACATCTCCTGATTTTGTTCTTATCGAGTATTATGTTGAGTCGACGGAAGCGTCCTGAATCTCCAATTGCTCTGACCGGTGAAAGGCGAGGGATGTCGCGCCAAGTGTAACGTACAGGAGGCCGTGGGCAGGGGGGCCACGTTAGATGATCGCGACCACGAAAGGGGGGACAAATCACCCTTCCAACTAAAATGTATTGGTATTTCGCACATTTAGTTTTAGTGATACTTCTTGGCCCCAAATAACCCTGCAATATGGTTGATTGTCGGCTACACAAAACCGTACTTTGATTTTAGTTCTTGGATGTGCTAATTTCGCACTATGACGCGGCGAATCTCCAGTTGGAAGGAACTTGGCTCCAGAGTGGCCGAAGCACGCAAGATTGCGCAGCTTAGCCAAGCCGATCTTGCCACGGCGGTCCGGCTTGATCGGACGGCGATCACCAAGGTGGAGTCGGGTGAGCGTAAGCTGGATTCACTGGAACTTACCCGCATCGCAAACGTGCTCAAGCTACCGATTGAGTGGTTCCTCACGCCTCCGCTTCCCGCCGT containing:
- the pgsA gene encoding CDP-diacylglycerol--glycerol-3-phosphate 3-phosphatidyltransferase, with product MNGNSRLNPANLLTLFRILTVPVVVLLLYAPDGRDIPFSRSVAAVILFTVSSFTDLFDGYIARRYAMVTSLGKLLDPLADKLLVCAAMVMLIPSGRVPAWMVAIIVGREIGVTALRGAASTEGFVIAASSLGKAKTILLSIGVGALILNYPVFGIDIHLLGMVFLVAGLVLTAWSGLDYFLRFVGEIFKK
- the nadB gene encoding L-aspartate oxidase; amino-acid sequence: MERHSHFLVIGSGIAGLSFALRAARKGSVTIITKRAASESSTNYAQGGIATVWSGEDSFESHIEDTHRAGVGLCRPDIVDLVVRDAPSKIRELIEWGVRFTRRDGGQEYDLGREGGHSKRRIFHAKDLTGREVERALLARARANRRIRIYEDYAAINLITRQKVESFDRRKEDDAIGAYVFDMKKGAIHTFLADAVILSTGGSGKVYLYTSNPDIATGDGIAMAYRAGATIANMEFVQFHPTCLYHPHAKSFLISEAVRGEGARLLNRAGKRFMKRAHPMMELAPRDIVARAIDAELKRTGEDCAYLDITHKGAAFIRKRFPNIYKTCLSFGIDMTKEPIPIVPAAHYQCGGVRTDRNGETDIRRLFAIGECACTGLHGANRLASNSLLEALVFSDRALARSEQAYAGKPRPKVPVPGWDPGNAQDPDEAVIVSHNWDEIRRLMWNYVGIVRSNKRLERALDRIELLKKEIAEYYWNFKVTGDLLELRNISTVAELIVRCAMQRKESRGLHSTIDYPYLDEEHGRKDTIIRRTWF
- a CDS encoding lytic transglycosylase domain-containing protein, translated to MYLRIFLIISVLFCPTVIRADIYRHVDQDGVVHFTNTPGTTTAALYLREAPPPRPARASSGKVEAWMMDYAERYSRAHNLSPALIKAIIKAESNGERFAVSPKGAQGMMQLMPFTAKRLNVSDPFDPIENIEGGVKYIKELLGTFGGNLVHAVAAYNAGPAAVKKYGGIPPYAETRLYVQRVMIYYRQYRSGE